Proteins encoded together in one Musa acuminata AAA Group cultivar baxijiao chromosome BXJ3-6, Cavendish_Baxijiao_AAA, whole genome shotgun sequence window:
- the LOC103974739 gene encoding probable WRKY transcription factor 43, with amino-acid sequence MHNYPTQFPTQQSSSSSTSFRSRHPSHRSSNMIGITPVFGSLRGGSSSGFSGLNDEMRARTSHGDAKNEIKPGKKKENKVRKPRYAFQTRSQVDILDDGYRWRKYGQKTVKNNKFPRSYYRCTHQGCNVKKQVQRLSRDESVVVTTYEGVHSHPIEKPNDNFEDMLNQMQIYSNFWS; translated from the exons ATGCATAACTATCCAACCCAATTTCCTACACAgcagtcatcttcttcttccacttCCTTTCGCTCTCGACATCCCTCCCACCGGTCATCCAACATGATCGGGATCACCCCCGTCTTTGGCAGTCTCCGTGGCGGTAGCTCAAGTGGGTTCTCGGGGTTGAACGATGAGATGAGGGCTAGAACCTCCCATGGAGACGCAAAGAACGAGATAAAGCCcgggaagaagaaagagaataaGGTGAGGAAGCCACGCTATGCCTTCCAAACTCGAAGCCAAGTCGACATACTTGACGATGGATATCGCTGGAGGAAGTATGGGCAGAAGACGGTGAAGAATAACAAGTTCCCGAG AAGCTACTACCGGTGTACGCATCAAGGTTGCAACGTGAAGAAGCAAGTGCAGCGGCTGTCGAGGGATGAAAGCGTGGTGGTGACCACGTACGAGGGCGTGCACAGTCATCCCATAGAGAAGCCAAACGACAACTTCGAAGACATGCTGAATCAAATGCAGATCTACTCCAACTTTTGGAGCTGA